In Musa acuminata AAA Group cultivar baxijiao chromosome BXJ2-3, Cavendish_Baxijiao_AAA, whole genome shotgun sequence, the following proteins share a genomic window:
- the LOC103978009 gene encoding thaumatin-like protein 1: protein MSHILLLQNLISLSLVMCLRFLTGESVTFAFVNRCGDTIWPGVLSNSGSSKLETTGFELPAGASRTLLAPSGWSGRFWARTGCSFDAAGRGSCATGDCGSGQVECNGAGAAPPATLAEFTLDGSEGKDFYDVSLVDGYNLPMVVEVTGGDGCAATGCAADLNRRCPAELKLGDGDAAACRSACEAFGRPEFCCSGEYDSPTTCRPSVYSAMFKSACPRSYSYAYDDATSTFTCAGAQGYSITFCPESSPSQKATKNSAPKTTEPVMEDDSWLASLASGDGDPTRRRASSLLPASLTVAVTTTGLLFAFF, encoded by the exons ATGTCTCATATCTTGTTGTTGCAGAACTTGATCTCCTTGTCCCTTGTGATGTGTCTCCGCTTCCTCACAG GAGAGAGCGTCACATTCGCGTTCGTGAATAGATGTGGTGACACGATTTGGCCGGGCGTGCTGTCCAATTCAGGCAGCTCGAAGCTGGAGACCACCGGCTTCGAGCTCCCCGCCGGCGCTAGCCGCACCCTCCTGGCCCCTTCCGGCTGGTCCGGCCGCTTCTGGGCTCGCACGGGATGCTCGTTCGACGCGGCCGGACGCGGCTCCTGCGCCACCGGCGACTGCGGGTCCGGCCAGGTGGAGTGCAACGGCGCCGGGGCTGCTCCACCTGCGACGCTCGCGGAGTTCACGCTCGACGGAAGCGAGGGGAAGGACTTCTACGACGTGAGCCTCGTGGACGGCTACAACCTGCCGATGGTGGTGGAGGTCACCGGCGGAGACGGGTGCGCTGCCACGGGGTGCGCCGCGGACCTCAACCGCCGGTGTCCCGCGGAGCTGAAACTCGGGGACGGTGACGCCGCGGCGTGCCGCAGCGCGTGCGAGGCGTTCGGGCGGCCGGAGTTCTGCTGCAGCGGCGAGTACGACAGCCCGACCACGTGCCGGCCGTCCGTCTACTCGGCGATGTTCAAGTCCGCGTGCCCGCGCTCGTACAGCTACGCCTACGACGACGCCACCAGCACCTTCACCTGTGCCGGAGCTCAGGGATACTCCATCACCTTCTGCCCTGAATCCTCCCCAAG CCAAAAAGCCACCAAGAATTCTGCACCAAAAACAACAGAACCAGTGATGGAAGATGACTCTTGGCTGGCAAGCTTGGCCTCTGGAGATGGTGACCCAACAAGGAGGAGAGCTTCCTCTCTACTCCCAGCATCATTAACTGTTGCAGTGACCACTACTGGTCTCCTATTTGCATTCTTTTAA